The Sediminispirochaeta smaragdinae DSM 11293 genome has a segment encoding these proteins:
- a CDS encoding DUF1015 domain-containing protein, producing the protein MAFKDKLAAVGVAAPAIVMPNSDIDMSKWAVVACDQYTSEPEYWEDVAHITDTVPSTFKLIFPECYLEDNDAQERIKNIQNAMKAYLADGVLTEHEPSFFLVKRETGTSPRRWGLMVALDLEAYDYSKDSTTLIRATEGTIIERIPPRKKIRIGAPLELPHIMVLIDDPDKTVIEPLTAQLDRLQKIYDFDLMKEGGHLTGYKIDQSRMESIADALTKLADPKSFEKRYGSKDVLLFAMGDGNHSLATAKAVWEEIKANKTSDSDIMNHPARWALVEVENIYDEGLIFEPIHRVLFDIDTKEFLKTFSSVGAVNFKKLDSVDAIMESIKTKDEIQRIGYVDEEQIGVIEVQDSNSTIAAGTVQAVMDSYLSAHKESSVDYIHGEDVTIKLGRKPGNCGILLPALDKGDFFKTVILDGALPRKTFSMGEAHEKRFYVEARKITR; encoded by the coding sequence ATGGCTTTCAAAGACAAACTTGCCGCAGTGGGGGTCGCCGCCCCTGCCATTGTTATGCCGAATTCGGACATCGACATGTCCAAATGGGCCGTTGTTGCCTGCGACCAATACACGTCCGAGCCGGAATATTGGGAAGACGTTGCCCATATAACCGACACTGTACCGTCGACCTTTAAGCTGATTTTTCCTGAGTGCTACCTGGAAGACAACGATGCGCAGGAGCGAATCAAAAATATTCAGAACGCTATGAAAGCCTACCTTGCGGACGGCGTGCTTACCGAACATGAACCCTCCTTTTTTCTAGTCAAACGGGAAACAGGAACCAGCCCCCGCCGCTGGGGACTCATGGTGGCTCTCGATCTTGAAGCGTATGACTATTCCAAAGATTCCACAACCCTGATACGGGCGACGGAAGGAACGATCATAGAACGAATTCCCCCCAGAAAGAAAATTCGAATAGGTGCACCTCTCGAGTTGCCGCATATCATGGTTCTCATCGACGACCCCGATAAAACCGTTATCGAACCGCTTACTGCCCAACTTGATCGCCTCCAGAAAATCTACGACTTCGATCTCATGAAAGAGGGCGGCCATCTTACAGGATATAAAATTGATCAGAGTCGTATGGAATCCATCGCCGATGCACTAACAAAGCTTGCCGATCCAAAGAGCTTCGAAAAGCGCTACGGAAGCAAAGATGTTCTCCTCTTTGCTATGGGAGACGGCAACCACAGTTTAGCAACGGCAAAGGCTGTCTGGGAAGAGATAAAAGCAAACAAGACTTCTGATTCCGATATTATGAATCATCCGGCCCGCTGGGCTTTGGTTGAGGTGGAAAACATCTATGATGAAGGCCTCATTTTCGAACCGATTCACCGGGTACTCTTTGATATAGATACGAAAGAATTTCTTAAGACCTTCTCGAGCGTGGGAGCGGTCAATTTTAAGAAACTTGACTCTGTCGATGCAATCATGGAAAGCATTAAGACCAAGGATGAAATTCAGCGAATTGGCTATGTTGATGAAGAGCAAATCGGCGTCATTGAGGTACAGGATTCGAATTCGACCATTGCTGCGGGTACGGTACAAGCCGTTATGGATTCCTACCTTTCCGCACACAAGGAATCCTCGGTTGATTACATACACGGTGAAGATGTAACGATCAAACTGGGGAGGAAACCTGGTAACTGTGGCATTCTTCTTCCGGCCCTGGATAAGGGGGATTTCTTTAAAACCGTTATTCTCGACGGCGCACTTCCTAGAAAAACCTTTTCAATGGGAGAGGCCCATGAGAAGCGTTTTTACGTGGAAGCAAGAAAAATCACCAGGTAA
- a CDS encoding thiamine diphosphokinase yields MKRAFLFIGGEGPIGDTLPEFPTSSDMVIAADSGIDLAVAYGVSVDYAVGDFDSIKNKSLLDTLEDGHVIIYDRDKDMTDTEIAVSHARNLGCDELIVIGGGGGRVDHLLALFALFDRDWTPKRWYASFGSVFLIEKENSFSLPVGTTVSCFPVGKQACSPWSRGLKWELDTLFWQRGSFGISNEVKESCFQIGVHSGRMIFIIPVDE; encoded by the coding sequence ATGAAACGCGCTTTTTTATTTATTGGTGGCGAAGGACCGATCGGTGATACTCTTCCCGAATTCCCCACTTCTTCGGATATGGTGATTGCCGCCGACTCGGGAATTGACTTGGCCGTCGCTTACGGCGTTAGCGTGGATTATGCCGTTGGTGATTTTGATTCGATAAAGAATAAATCTCTGCTTGATACGCTTGAAGATGGACATGTTATCATCTACGATCGAGATAAGGATATGACCGACACGGAGATAGCCGTCTCCCATGCCCGGAATCTTGGCTGTGATGAATTGATTGTTATCGGCGGAGGCGGGGGCCGTGTCGACCATCTCCTCGCCCTTTTTGCCCTTTTTGATCGAGATTGGACTCCTAAAAGATGGTATGCCTCTTTTGGATCGGTCTTTTTGATAGAGAAAGAGAACTCTTTCTCCTTGCCTGTCGGGACTACGGTCAGTTGTTTTCCCGTCGGAAAGCAGGCGTGTTCCCCCTGGAGCCGTGGGCTCAAATGGGAACTTGATACCTTATTCTGGCAGAGGGGCAGTTTCGGTATAAGTAACGAGGTCAAAGAATCTTGTTTTCAAATAGGTGTCCACAGCGGTAGAATGATTTTCATTATTCCTGTTGATGAATAA
- a CDS encoding DUF5312 family protein: MAGQVGKDGDRRSVFFELSRSLSSTERDELLNSINKSLKMNSPRGSEPSSSSDTDELNLRLMQEFKRISLWERFMLWLKKHLTGKGYEALMLEMKLDRLKRTIRKNNQSLTGFETRDLKPGFAQELWPLYEDSLLLYSCFDKLFGKSGLFRDVMISLFQNELKESIKSPEQVYSREEMIEVFRREGSDEAVRRKGAELLDEELEQVIDKQLLKRLESAVAPILAADRLVRFPFKRMFGAFGVVGVDPMDMYQATGNIPTFRNATAVTMLDQLEQLFHGLYFLSITVESDPLTLNVADIVLSVCRKRNVREEESEAFLSHFKHLVETAESFLDASSLPELIRFFRRDPYYKIRIVQEKMDLKAFFRTTRKIIMREYIEEELPGVRDEATDRNIREIFAEGDVERLKNYRTYQSIAYDELALPMFLFQRSLALLYAFCTKNYRNDIQETVQILDRGLYALNRVERDRLLMHASAIEDVEEEIRKLDHSLSSEESDGKLFQRLRFSMGGDQGQSRMFRSLVQQKDSEAASIVRRGCEAVEGLKRIFEDTLKIRNESGTQALNQHYFIKGTPVALRSILDRNIATLRRFSFVMQQIKRMES; this comes from the coding sequence TTGGCAGGTCAAGTGGGGAAAGATGGAGATCGGCGTTCTGTCTTTTTTGAGTTAAGCAGATCGCTTTCTTCGACCGAAAGAGATGAGCTTCTCAATTCGATCAATAAAAGCTTGAAGATGAACAGTCCAAGGGGCAGTGAGCCTTCCTCTTCGTCGGATACGGACGAGCTGAATCTTCGCTTGATGCAGGAGTTCAAGCGGATCTCGCTTTGGGAACGCTTCATGCTTTGGCTGAAAAAGCATCTGACAGGGAAGGGGTACGAGGCCCTTATGCTGGAGATGAAGCTTGATCGACTAAAGCGTACCATTCGAAAGAATAATCAAAGTCTTACGGGTTTTGAAACCAGGGATCTCAAGCCGGGATTCGCTCAGGAGCTTTGGCCCCTTTACGAAGACTCTTTACTGCTCTATTCCTGTTTTGATAAGCTGTTTGGTAAAAGTGGTCTGTTCCGTGATGTTATGATTTCGCTTTTTCAGAATGAATTAAAAGAGTCGATTAAATCTCCTGAACAGGTATATTCCAGAGAAGAGATGATTGAGGTGTTTCGCCGGGAAGGAAGCGACGAGGCTGTCAGGCGAAAAGGAGCCGAGCTTCTGGATGAAGAACTTGAGCAGGTAATCGATAAACAGCTGCTCAAGAGGCTGGAATCAGCCGTTGCTCCCATCCTCGCCGCCGACCGGCTTGTAAGATTTCCCTTTAAACGCATGTTCGGGGCATTCGGGGTTGTCGGCGTAGATCCCATGGATATGTATCAGGCGACCGGTAATATTCCTACCTTCCGTAATGCTACCGCCGTTACCATGCTTGACCAGCTTGAACAACTTTTTCATGGTCTCTACTTCCTGTCGATTACGGTGGAAAGCGATCCTCTGACACTCAATGTTGCCGATATCGTTCTGTCTGTTTGTAGAAAGCGTAATGTGCGAGAAGAAGAGAGCGAGGCTTTTCTTTCACATTTCAAGCATCTGGTGGAAACCGCAGAAAGCTTTCTGGATGCCTCTTCTCTCCCCGAGCTGATCCGCTTTTTTCGACGTGATCCCTACTACAAGATACGTATCGTTCAGGAAAAAATGGACCTCAAGGCCTTTTTTCGTACCACACGAAAAATTATCATGCGGGAATATATTGAGGAAGAGCTCCCCGGAGTTCGTGATGAAGCAACGGATCGCAATATTCGGGAAATTTTTGCAGAAGGTGACGTAGAACGCTTGAAGAATTATCGTACCTATCAATCAATTGCCTACGATGAATTGGCCCTGCCCATGTTTTTGTTTCAGCGATCTCTCGCTCTTTTGTATGCCTTTTGCACAAAGAACTATCGCAATGATATCCAGGAAACGGTTCAGATCCTTGACAGGGGGCTCTATGCTCTCAATCGTGTTGAACGTGATCGTTTATTGATGCATGCTAGTGCAATCGAGGATGTGGAAGAGGAAATACGCAAGCTCGACCATTCCCTTTCCAGCGAGGAAAGCGATGGAAAACTCTTCCAGCGCCTTCGGTTTTCCATGGGAGGGGATCAGGGTCAGTCCCGGATGTTTCGGTCACTGGTTCAGCAGAAGGATAGCGAAGCGGCATCCATTGTTCGTCGGGGATGTGAGGCCGTAGAGGGGTTGAAGCGGATATTCGAGGATACGCTGAAGATCAGAAATGAATCGGGAACA